From one Gallionella capsiferriformans ES-2 genomic stretch:
- a CDS encoding F0F1 ATP synthase subunit delta, which produces MSEAITTARPYAQAAFDVAQSLSDLKGWSDAISQLAGSISHPDVQAVIASPRVAKAKVESLVLSLLGDKAKPQQINFVRILVEKRRVRELPEISEIFEALRADAEKTAHVVVESAFELTTKQQDTISASMKKRLGRDIKLVCSINKDLLGGVVIRTGDSVIDGSVRTRLGEMATALA; this is translated from the coding sequence ATGTCTGAAGCCATAACAACAGCACGACCATACGCACAAGCCGCCTTTGATGTCGCGCAGAGCTTGTCGGATTTAAAGGGTTGGTCCGATGCAATTTCGCAGCTGGCGGGTTCCATCAGCCATCCCGATGTGCAGGCCGTCATCGCCAGTCCAAGGGTAGCCAAGGCAAAAGTTGAGAGCTTGGTTCTCAGCTTGCTGGGCGATAAAGCGAAACCACAGCAAATCAATTTTGTCCGTATTTTGGTCGAAAAGCGCCGTGTGCGTGAATTACCGGAAATTTCGGAAATTTTTGAAGCGCTGCGTGCAGATGCTGAAAAGACGGCTCACGTTGTTGTGGAATCGGCATTTGAATTGACGACTAAGCAGCAGGACACGATCAGCGCCTCGATGAAGAAGCGCCTCGGACGTGACATAAAGTTGGTCTGTAGTATCAATAAAGATTTGCTAGGTGGTGTGGTTATTCGTACCGGCGACAGCGTCATAGATGGTTCTGTGCGCACACGTCTTGGCGAAATGGCAACCGCCCTGGCCTGA
- the atpE gene encoding F0F1 ATP synthase subunit C: MDNMQFLALIQAYTGVGIGLIIGLGALGACIGIGIMCSSFLDGAARQPEMIPVLQGKVFLLLGLIDASFIIGVGLAMMFAFANPLLSVIH, encoded by the coding sequence ATGGACAACATGCAATTTTTGGCACTGATTCAAGCATACACAGGCGTTGGTATCGGTCTGATCATCGGTTTGGGCGCATTGGGTGCTTGTATCGGTATCGGTATTATGTGTAGCAGCTTCCTGGATGGTGCAGCTCGTCAACCAGAAATGATTCCAGTTTTGCAAGGCAAGGTATTCCTGTTGCTCGGTCTGATCGACGCATCTTTCATTATCGGTGTTGGTCTGGCAATGATGTTTGCATTTGCTAACCCACTGTTAAGCGTCATTCACTAG
- the rsmG gene encoding 16S rRNA (guanine(527)-N(7))-methyltransferase RsmG has translation MPNNNQTALHAGLHRGIAELGLSVDSDTEQKLIDYLQLLVKWNKVYNLTAIRDPQQMVSYHLLDSLAVLPHLQAGRWLDVGCGAGLPGLVLAICRPDWSVTLLDSNSKKTGFVQQAIIELGLHNAQVRCARVEDVDASQKYSGIISRAFTELGDFLRVTRHLMADDGHWVAMKGLPDKELPGVPKDCTVLKIIPLKVPGLDAARCLVIAKPGEPHD, from the coding sequence ATGCCAAATAATAATCAAACGGCTTTGCACGCGGGGTTGCATCGCGGCATCGCAGAGCTGGGGCTGAGCGTGGACAGCGACACAGAGCAAAAACTGATTGATTATCTGCAGTTGCTGGTAAAGTGGAACAAGGTCTATAACCTGACGGCGATCCGCGATCCGCAGCAGATGGTCAGTTATCACCTGCTCGATAGTCTCGCTGTGTTGCCGCATTTGCAAGCGGGCCGCTGGCTGGATGTCGGATGCGGTGCCGGGCTGCCTGGGTTAGTGCTGGCGATCTGTCGGCCGGACTGGTCGGTTACTTTGCTCGACAGCAACAGCAAAAAGACGGGATTTGTCCAGCAGGCCATCATAGAGCTGGGGCTGCATAACGCGCAGGTTCGCTGCGCCAGAGTGGAGGATGTCGATGCCAGTCAGAAATACAGCGGCATTATTTCCCGTGCATTCACTGAGCTGGGCGATTTTTTGCGTGTGACCCGCCATTTAATGGCGGACGACGGGCACTGGGTGGCGATGAAAGGCTTGCCGGATAAGGAGTTGCCGGGCGTGCCCAAGGATTGTACCGTTCTGAAGATTATTCCTTTGAAGGTGCCGGGGCTGGATGCCGCACGTTGTTTGGTGATAGCAAAACCGGGAGAGCCTCATGATTAA
- the mnmG gene encoding tRNA uridine-5-carboxymethylaminomethyl(34) synthesis enzyme MnmG, whose product MKFPDVFDVIVVGGGHAGTEAALVSARAGCKTLLLSHNIETLGQMSCNPSIGGIGKGHLVKEVDALGGAMALATDIGGIQFRILNSSKGYAVRATRAQADRMLYKQAIRTMLENQPNLWLFQQAVDDLLVEQDKVTGVVTQLGLRFSAKTVVLTAGTFLGGLIHVGQANYQAGRAGDPPSVSLSHRLRELNLPVGRLKTGTPPRIDGRSIDYSVLQEQPGDDPVPVFSFMGNRAMHPRQMPCWITETSERTHDIIRGGLDRSPLFTGAIEGVGPRYCPSIEDKITRFSGKTSHQIFLEPEGLTTHEIYPNGISTSLPFDVQLALVRSIKGMENAHILRPGYAIEYDYFNPCGLKSSLETKAIKGLFFAGQINGTTGYEEAAAQGLLAGLNASLQVREMDAWCPRRDEAYLGVMVDDLITQGVTEPYRMFTSRAEYRLQLREDNADLRLTEIGRKLGIVDDARWQAFEIKREAIALEQQRLRSTWMSPRNLPVEEAQRVLGKNIDHEYSLHELLLRPDVNYASLMTLPGAGEATPDPWVSEQVEIQAKYQGYIDRQHAEIKSSERNEVQRLPSDLDYREVRGLSIEVQQKLNTHKPETVGQAARISGITPAAISLLLVHLKRGFKDAK is encoded by the coding sequence ATGAAATTTCCTGATGTATTCGATGTGATTGTGGTGGGTGGAGGGCATGCCGGAACCGAGGCTGCGCTCGTCAGTGCGCGCGCGGGATGCAAAACTTTGCTGCTGAGTCACAATATCGAGACACTGGGACAAATGTCATGCAATCCCTCTATCGGCGGGATAGGCAAAGGTCATCTTGTCAAAGAGGTCGATGCCTTAGGCGGCGCGATGGCGCTGGCGACCGATATCGGCGGCATTCAGTTTCGCATCTTAAATTCGAGCAAAGGCTATGCAGTGCGCGCAACCCGCGCGCAGGCCGATCGCATGCTGTACAAACAAGCCATACGCACCATGCTGGAAAATCAGCCGAATCTTTGGTTGTTTCAGCAGGCTGTGGACGATTTGCTGGTGGAGCAGGATAAAGTCACCGGTGTCGTCACTCAACTGGGGCTGCGATTTAGTGCAAAAACGGTCGTGTTAACGGCAGGGACTTTTCTCGGCGGACTGATCCATGTGGGGCAGGCCAACTATCAGGCAGGACGTGCGGGTGATCCGCCTTCCGTGAGTTTGTCGCATCGGTTGCGCGAACTAAATTTACCCGTGGGGCGCTTAAAAACCGGCACGCCGCCGCGCATTGACGGTCGTAGCATCGATTATTCCGTATTGCAGGAGCAGCCCGGAGATGATCCGGTGCCGGTGTTTTCCTTCATGGGAAACAGAGCGATGCATCCTCGCCAGATGCCGTGCTGGATTACGGAAACATCGGAACGTACGCATGACATCATACGGGGTGGATTGGACCGTTCGCCCTTGTTTACCGGCGCGATCGAAGGCGTGGGGCCGCGCTATTGTCCGTCCATCGAGGATAAAATTACCCGATTTTCCGGCAAAACCTCGCATCAGATTTTTCTCGAGCCCGAAGGCCTGACCACGCACGAAATTTATCCGAACGGGATTTCGACCAGTTTGCCTTTCGATGTGCAGCTGGCACTGGTTCGCTCAATCAAGGGTATGGAAAACGCGCACATTTTGCGTCCCGGCTATGCGATTGAATACGATTACTTTAATCCCTGCGGTCTGAAAAGCTCGCTGGAGACCAAGGCGATTAAGGGCTTGTTCTTCGCCGGACAAATCAATGGCACGACAGGCTATGAAGAAGCCGCGGCCCAAGGGTTGCTTGCCGGCTTAAATGCGTCTTTACAGGTGCGTGAAATGGACGCCTGGTGTCCGCGTCGCGATGAGGCCTATCTTGGCGTGATGGTCGACGATTTGATCACGCAAGGGGTGACCGAACCGTACCGTATGTTTACCAGCCGTGCCGAATATCGACTGCAACTGCGTGAGGACAATGCGGATTTGCGACTGACGGAGATCGGCCGGAAGTTAGGAATCGTCGATGATGCGCGCTGGCAGGCATTTGAAATTAAACGCGAGGCAATTGCACTGGAGCAGCAGCGCTTGCGCAGCACCTGGATGAGTCCGCGTAACTTGCCAGTCGAAGAGGCGCAACGCGTATTAGGTAAAAATATCGATCATGAATATTCGCTGCATGAATTGCTGTTGCGACCCGATGTAAATTACGCCAGTTTAATGACGTTGCCCGGTGCGGGCGAGGCGACCCCTGATCCCTGGGTGTCTGAACAGGTCGAGATACAAGCTAAATATCAGGGCTATATAGACCGGCAGCATGCCGAGATTAAGAGTTCAGAGCGCAACGAGGTGCAGCGATTGCCATCCGATCTGGATTACCGTGAAGTGCGCGGTTTATCGATCGAGGTGCAGCAAAAACTCAACACGCATAAACCCGAAACGGTTGGGCAGGCGGCACGTATCTCCGGTATTACACCGGCGGCCATCTCCTTATTGCTGGTGCATTTAAAGCGCGGATTCAAAGATGCCAAATAA
- a CDS encoding F0F1 ATP synthase subunit B: protein MDITFTLIAQALTFAILIWFTAKFIWPPLMSAIESRQKTIADGLAAAERGKHDLDLAAKRSAELLREAKEKAADILASGDKRATEIIEAAKLQAKVEADRIIAGATAEIEQEAFRAKEQLRSQVSAIALAGAAKILGREVDSKAHNDLLDKLVAEM from the coding sequence ATGGATATTACTTTTACACTGATTGCGCAGGCTTTGACGTTTGCCATTCTGATATGGTTTACAGCCAAGTTCATCTGGCCGCCATTGATGTCGGCGATTGAAAGCCGGCAAAAAACGATAGCTGACGGTCTGGCTGCTGCTGAGCGTGGGAAGCATGATCTTGATCTGGCTGCTAAGCGTTCTGCCGAGTTGTTGCGTGAAGCTAAGGAAAAAGCGGCTGACATCCTCGCAAGCGGAGATAAGCGTGCTACTGAAATCATTGAAGCTGCAAAGCTTCAGGCTAAAGTTGAAGCTGATCGCATCATCGCTGGTGCTACGGCTGAAATCGAACAAGAAGCGTTCCGTGCCAAAGAACAATTGCGTTCACAGGTTTCGGCGATTGCCCTTGCGGGTGCCGCCAAGATTCTGGGTCGTGAAGTTGATTCTAAAGCTCACAACGATTTGCTCGATAAACTTGTTGCGGAAATGTAA
- the atpA gene encoding F0F1 ATP synthase subunit alpha: MKLDPSEISNLIRSRIENFEALTQARTEGTVVSVTDGIVRVYGLSDVMQGEMLEFPGNTFGLALNLERDSVGAVILGEYEHITEGDTVKCTGRILEVPVGPELCGRVVNALGQPIDGKGPINAKMTDKIEKVAPGVIERQSVDQPVQTGLKSIDAMVPVGRGQRELIIGDRQTGKTAVAIDAIINQKGQGITCIYVAIGQKASTVVNVVRKLEEHGALGYTIVVAATASDSAAMQFLAPYAGCTMGEYFRDRGEDALIVYDDLTKQAWAYRQISLLLRRPPGREAYPGDVFYLHSRLLERAARVNVEYVEKFTKGAVTGKTGSLTALPIIETQAGDVSAFVPTNVISITDGQIFLETDLFNAGIRPAINAGISVSRVGGAAQTKVIKKLGGGVRLALAQYRELAAFAQFASDLDEATRKQLERGKLVTELMKQLQYCPLSVAEMSVTLFCVNKGYFDDVAVPKALAFESAVHAYLKSKNKELMDTIESKKDLSADNEKLLSAAIEEFKATAVY; encoded by the coding sequence ATGAAGCTTGACCCTTCTGAAATAAGTAATTTGATTCGCAGCCGCATTGAAAATTTCGAAGCGCTGACTCAGGCTCGCACTGAAGGTACCGTTGTCAGTGTGACTGACGGTATTGTTCGCGTATACGGCTTGTCCGATGTGATGCAAGGCGAAATGTTGGAGTTCCCGGGCAATACTTTCGGCCTCGCGCTGAACCTGGAGCGTGATTCCGTAGGTGCCGTTATTCTCGGCGAATACGAACACATCACCGAAGGCGACACTGTTAAGTGCACCGGTCGCATCCTTGAAGTGCCTGTAGGTCCAGAATTGTGCGGTCGCGTTGTAAACGCGCTCGGACAGCCTATCGACGGCAAAGGCCCGATCAATGCAAAGATGACCGACAAGATCGAAAAGGTAGCGCCTGGCGTTATCGAGCGTCAATCTGTTGATCAGCCGGTACAAACCGGTTTGAAGTCTATCGATGCAATGGTGCCAGTCGGTCGCGGTCAACGCGAATTGATCATCGGCGATCGTCAAACCGGTAAGACTGCGGTAGCGATTGATGCGATCATCAACCAAAAGGGTCAGGGCATTACCTGTATCTACGTTGCGATCGGTCAAAAAGCATCGACCGTTGTGAACGTCGTTCGCAAGCTCGAAGAGCACGGCGCACTGGGTTACACGATTGTGGTTGCAGCGACAGCTTCAGATTCTGCAGCGATGCAGTTCTTGGCACCGTACGCCGGTTGCACCATGGGTGAATACTTCCGCGATCGCGGTGAAGATGCACTGATCGTTTACGATGATCTGACCAAGCAAGCTTGGGCATACCGTCAGATTTCGCTGCTGCTGCGCCGTCCACCAGGTCGCGAAGCTTATCCTGGCGACGTGTTCTACCTGCATTCCCGTTTGCTTGAACGCGCAGCGCGCGTCAACGTTGAATACGTTGAAAAGTTCACCAAGGGTGCTGTGACGGGTAAGACGGGTTCTTTGACCGCATTGCCTATCATTGAAACTCAGGCTGGCGACGTATCTGCATTCGTTCCAACCAACGTGATTTCGATTACCGACGGTCAGATCTTCCTGGAAACCGACTTGTTCAACGCCGGTATCCGTCCTGCGATTAATGCCGGTATCTCGGTATCTCGTGTGGGTGGTGCAGCTCAGACTAAGGTCATCAAGAAGCTGGGTGGCGGTGTGCGTCTGGCACTGGCTCAGTACCGTGAATTGGCCGCTTTTGCGCAATTCGCCTCTGATCTGGATGAAGCGACTCGCAAGCAACTCGAACGCGGTAAGCTGGTCACCGAACTGATGAAGCAGTTGCAATACTGCCCTCTGTCGGTTGCTGAAATGTCTGTGACATTGTTCTGCGTGAACAAGGGTTACTTTGATGACGTTGCTGTGCCTAAAGCACTCGCATTCGAATCTGCAGTTCATGCTTATCTGAAGTCCAAAAACAAGGAATTGATGGATACGATTGAATCCAAAAAAGACCTGAGCGCGGACAATGAAAAGCTGTTGTCAGCTGCGATTGAGGAATTCAAAGCAACTGCAGTTTACTGA
- the atpD gene encoding F0F1 ATP synthase subunit beta — MTQGKIVQCIGAVVDIEFPRDQMPKVYDALTLQAAAGSIVEAGLTFEVQQQLGDGVVRTIAMGSSDGLQRGMAVVNTNAPISVPVGAGTLGRIMDVLGRPIDDAGEIPCEERRPIHQKAPKFDELSPSVDLLETGIKVIDLVCPFAKGGKVGLFGGAGVGKTVNMMELINNIAKQHSGLSVFAGVGERTREGNDFYHEMKDSNVLDKVSMVFGQMNEPPGNRLRVALTGLTMAEKFRDEGRDILFFVDNIYRYTLAGTEVSALLGRMPSAVGYQPTLAEEMGRLQERITSTKVGSITSVQAVYVPADDLTDPAPATTFLHLDSTVVLSRDIASLGIYPAVDPLDSSSRQLDPLVVGEEHYSVARRVQQNLQRYKELRDIIAILGMDELAPEDKLAVARARKIQRFLSQPFHVAEVFTGSPGKYVTLKETIKGFKGIVDGDYDHLPEQAFYMVGGIEEAVEKAKTL; from the coding sequence ATGACTCAAGGTAAGATTGTTCAGTGTATTGGTGCGGTGGTTGATATTGAATTTCCGCGCGACCAAATGCCTAAGGTTTACGATGCGCTGACGCTGCAAGCAGCTGCAGGCTCTATCGTAGAAGCCGGTTTGACTTTCGAAGTTCAGCAGCAATTAGGTGATGGCGTCGTTCGTACGATCGCTATGGGATCATCCGACGGTCTGCAGCGCGGTATGGCTGTAGTTAACACTAACGCTCCAATTTCTGTGCCAGTTGGCGCAGGTACTCTAGGTCGTATCATGGATGTACTGGGTCGTCCTATCGATGACGCAGGCGAAATTCCATGTGAAGAGCGTCGTCCGATTCACCAGAAGGCACCAAAGTTCGACGAACTTTCACCTTCAGTGGATCTGCTCGAAACAGGTATCAAGGTGATCGATCTGGTTTGCCCGTTCGCTAAGGGTGGTAAAGTTGGTCTGTTCGGTGGTGCGGGTGTGGGTAAGACCGTCAATATGATGGAACTGATCAACAACATCGCCAAGCAACATAGTGGTTTGTCAGTTTTCGCAGGTGTTGGTGAGCGTACCCGTGAAGGTAACGATTTCTACCACGAAATGAAAGATTCAAACGTTCTGGACAAAGTATCCATGGTGTTTGGTCAAATGAACGAACCGCCTGGTAACCGTCTGCGCGTAGCGTTAACCGGTCTGACTATGGCTGAAAAGTTCCGTGATGAAGGCCGTGACATTCTGTTCTTCGTAGATAATATCTACCGCTACACACTGGCCGGTACCGAAGTGTCAGCGCTGTTGGGTCGTATGCCATCCGCTGTAGGTTACCAGCCAACACTGGCTGAAGAAATGGGCCGCTTGCAAGAGCGTATCACTTCAACCAAGGTAGGTTCGATCACATCTGTTCAGGCCGTTTACGTTCCTGCGGATGACTTGACTGATCCGGCTCCTGCTACAACGTTCTTGCATCTGGATTCAACCGTTGTTCTGTCTCGCGACATCGCATCCCTGGGTATCTACCCAGCTGTTGATCCGCTGGATTCTTCTTCTCGTCAACTGGATCCATTGGTTGTGGGCGAAGAGCATTATTCAGTTGCGCGTCGCGTTCAGCAAAACTTGCAACGCTACAAAGAATTGCGCGACATTATCGCCATTCTGGGTATGGATGAATTGGCGCCTGAAGATAAGCTGGCTGTAGCTCGCGCTCGTAAAATCCAGCGTTTCTTGTCACAACCTTTCCACGTTGCTGAAGTATTTACCGGCAGCCCAGGCAAGTATGTGACACTGAAAGAAACGATCAAGGGCTTCAAGGGTATTGTTGATGGTGATTATGATCATCTGCCTGAACAAGCGTTCTATATGGTTGGCGGCATCGAAGAAGCAGTCGAAAAAGCCAAGACACTCTAA
- a CDS encoding ParB/RepB/Spo0J family partition protein, whose translation MMTKTQRGLGRGLDALLSGSKSEKDDVLRDLSVAMLKPGKYQPRSNMEEASLQELAASIKAQGVIQPILARQLPDESYEIIAGERRWRAAQIAGLSHVPVLVRAVPDKAALAMALIENIQRENLNPLEEAIGIQRLIDEFEMTHQTAADAVGRSRSAASNLLRLLKLPLPVQAMLMENRLDMGHARALLALDGAQQIAAANKISQDNLSVREAEKLIYNLQHPAEPKKAREISRDVLSLQESLSERIGTNVTIKQKSKGAGQLVIDYVSHEQLDSLIANLQNCNKGA comes from the coding sequence ATGATGACAAAAACACAAAGAGGCCTGGGCCGCGGACTTGACGCGCTGCTGTCGGGTAGTAAAAGCGAGAAGGATGATGTGCTGCGCGATTTAAGTGTGGCGATGCTCAAGCCGGGGAAATATCAGCCGCGCAGCAATATGGAAGAGGCGTCATTACAGGAACTGGCGGCTTCTATCAAAGCGCAAGGCGTTATTCAGCCCATCTTAGCGCGCCAATTGCCGGACGAGAGTTACGAAATTATTGCGGGAGAACGCCGCTGGCGTGCCGCGCAAATAGCCGGATTGAGTCACGTACCGGTACTGGTACGCGCTGTACCGGACAAAGCGGCGCTTGCGATGGCGCTGATTGAAAATATTCAGCGCGAAAATTTAAATCCGCTCGAGGAGGCGATAGGCATCCAGCGTTTGATCGATGAGTTCGAAATGACGCATCAGACGGCTGCCGATGCGGTGGGACGGTCGCGCAGTGCAGCCAGCAATTTACTGCGACTATTAAAATTACCCTTGCCGGTTCAAGCCATGCTGATGGAAAACCGACTGGACATGGGGCATGCGCGGGCGCTGCTAGCGCTGGATGGCGCGCAGCAAATTGCTGCAGCAAATAAAATTTCTCAGGATAATTTATCGGTTCGCGAGGCGGAAAAGCTGATTTATAACTTGCAGCATCCGGCAGAACCCAAAAAGGCACGCGAAATTAGCCGTGATGTATTGAGTTTGCAGGAATCCTTGTCGGAGCGCATAGGTACTAACGTGACGATCAAGCAAAAAAGCAAAGGCGCGGGGCAATTGGTAATTGACTATGTCAGCCACGAGCAACTGGATAGTCTGATTGCTAATTTGCAAAATTGTAATAAAGGGGCTTGA
- the atpB gene encoding F0F1 ATP synthase subunit A codes for MSTEHALTPSSYITHHLTFSTSGQGFWSLHMDTLIVSGLLGLLTFGFLYWVVRGVTAGVPTKRQAAVELLVEFIDDQVKGIFHGDRSKFIAPLALTVFVWVLMMNAMDFLPIDVMAWIYKHVFGQDEWRAVPTSDINTTFALALSVWFLMIFFSIKVKGLGGWIHELFCAPFGSNPLIWPANFLFNLIEYVSKPLSHALRLFGNMYAGEIIFLLLGMWAATGLVGTIFGALLGAGWAIFHILIVVLQAFIFMMLTVVYLAMAHESH; via the coding sequence ATGTCGACAGAACACGCGCTAACACCCTCTAGCTATATCACACATCACTTAACTTTCAGCACGAGCGGGCAAGGATTTTGGTCTTTGCACATGGATACGTTAATCGTATCCGGCTTGCTGGGATTGCTGACTTTCGGCTTCCTATACTGGGTCGTTCGCGGCGTAACGGCAGGTGTGCCGACTAAGCGCCAGGCGGCCGTAGAATTGCTGGTTGAATTCATTGATGATCAAGTCAAGGGCATATTCCATGGCGATCGCAGCAAATTTATTGCGCCACTCGCACTGACCGTTTTTGTCTGGGTGCTGATGATGAACGCGATGGACTTCCTGCCTATCGACGTGATGGCGTGGATTTACAAGCATGTGTTCGGTCAGGATGAATGGCGTGCCGTTCCAACTTCAGACATCAATACTACTTTCGCGCTGGCGCTGTCTGTATGGTTCCTGATGATTTTCTTTAGCATCAAGGTAAAAGGTCTGGGCGGCTGGATTCATGAATTGTTCTGTGCTCCGTTCGGTTCTAATCCGCTGATCTGGCCTGCCAACTTTTTGTTCAATCTGATCGAATATGTTTCCAAGCCGCTGTCGCATGCACTGCGTCTGTTCGGTAACATGTACGCTGGCGAAATCATCTTCCTGCTGTTGGGGATGTGGGCCGCGACCGGTCTGGTAGGTACGATATTCGGTGCGCTGTTAGGAGCTGGATGGGCAATCTTCCATATACTGATTGTTGTGTTGCAAGCCTTTATTTTCATGATGCTGACCGTTGTGTATCTTGCAATGGCTCATGAGAGTCACTAG
- a CDS encoding ParA family protein has translation MIKIMAIANQKGGVGKTTTTVNLAASLAAIGQRVLLIDLDPQGNATMGSGIEKRDLEMTVYHVLLGKKTIAESRRTSVAGKYDVLPANRDLAGAEIELIEFLNRETRLRDAITKVADEYDFVLIDCPPALNLLTLNGLCAAKSVMIPMQCEYYALEGLSDLVNTIRRVRASLNPVLEIEGLLRTMFDPRNTLAQQVSDQLQAHFGKKVYSTVIPRNVRLAEAPSYGVPVLYHDKASKGTQAYLALASELLSIAANSAKAA, from the coding sequence ATGATTAAAATAATGGCGATAGCCAATCAAAAGGGCGGGGTGGGAAAAACCACTACGACCGTGAATTTGGCCGCCAGTCTTGCCGCCATCGGTCAGCGGGTGCTGCTGATCGATCTGGATCCGCAAGGGAATGCAACCATGGGTAGCGGCATCGAAAAGCGCGATCTTGAAATGACCGTCTATCACGTGCTGCTGGGGAAAAAAACCATCGCCGAGTCTAGACGAACATCGGTCGCGGGGAAATACGATGTTCTACCGGCGAACCGGGATTTGGCGGGAGCCGAGATTGAACTGATCGAATTTTTGAATCGGGAAACGCGCTTGCGCGATGCGATCACTAAGGTTGCTGATGAATACGATTTTGTTCTGATAGATTGTCCGCCAGCGCTTAACCTTTTGACTTTAAATGGTTTATGTGCGGCAAAGTCGGTGATGATCCCGATGCAGTGCGAATACTATGCGTTGGAAGGTTTGAGCGATCTGGTCAATACCATACGCCGCGTACGCGCAAGCCTCAATCCGGTACTGGAAATTGAAGGACTGTTGCGTACCATGTTTGATCCGCGCAACACGCTCGCGCAACAAGTCTCTGATCAGTTGCAGGCGCACTTTGGTAAAAAAGTCTACAGCACGGTTATCCCCCGTAATGTGCGGTTGGCTGAGGCGCCCAGTTACGGCGTGCCCGTGCTGTATCACGACAAGGCATCCAAGGGAACACAGGCTTATCTGGCGCTAGCCAGTGAATTATTGAGTATCGCAGCAAATTCTGCAAAGGCGGCATAA
- the atpG gene encoding F0F1 ATP synthase subunit gamma, whose amino-acid sequence MAGSKEIRTKIKSVENTRKITRAMEMVAAAKMRKAQERMRAARPYAEKIRAVAAHLSRANPEYKHAFLVKRDDIKKVGVILITSDKGLCGGLNSNLLRLVVGQMKTWDSEGKKIAVCAIGNKGLGFMNRMGTEIKSNLTGLGDAPHLASLIGAVKVMLDAYVAGEIDAIHICYNHFVNTMKQEPCVEQLLPLSGEQLGVPQGSWDYIYEPDAKVVIDELLLRYVESLVYQGVVENMASEQSSRMVAMKSASDNAKSVIADLKLVYNKARQAAITREISEICSGAAAVG is encoded by the coding sequence ATGGCTGGCAGTAAAGAAATCCGCACGAAAATCAAGAGTGTAGAAAATACACGAAAGATTACACGCGCCATGGAAATGGTTGCCGCTGCCAAGATGCGCAAGGCACAGGAGCGCATGCGCGCGGCCCGTCCTTATGCAGAAAAGATCCGTGCAGTGGCGGCTCACTTGTCCCGCGCCAATCCTGAATACAAGCATGCCTTCCTGGTTAAGCGTGATGACATCAAGAAGGTTGGCGTGATTCTGATTACCTCGGACAAGGGATTGTGCGGCGGTTTGAACAGCAATTTGCTGCGTCTCGTGGTTGGTCAAATGAAGACCTGGGACTCAGAAGGCAAGAAAATTGCAGTTTGCGCCATCGGCAATAAGGGGCTTGGCTTCATGAATCGCATGGGCACTGAGATCAAGTCTAACCTGACAGGATTGGGCGATGCACCTCATCTGGCCAGTTTGATCGGTGCTGTTAAGGTGATGCTGGATGCCTATGTTGCAGGTGAAATCGATGCGATCCACATTTGCTACAACCATTTCGTCAACACCATGAAGCAAGAACCTTGCGTCGAGCAGTTGTTGCCGTTGAGTGGCGAACAGTTGGGCGTACCGCAGGGCAGTTGGGATTATATTTACGAACCTGACGCGAAAGTCGTAATCGACGAGTTGTTGTTGCGCTACGTCGAATCTCTGGTTTATCAGGGCGTCGTGGAAAACATGGCTTCTGAACAGAGTTCGCGTATGGTTGCAATGAAATCCGCATCTGACAATGCTAAAAGCGTCATCGCTGACCTTAAACTGGTCTACAACAAGGCACGTCAGGCTGCAATTACCCGTGAGATTTCCGAGATTTGCAGCGGAGCGGCGGCAGTAGGCTAA
- a CDS encoding ATP synthase subunit I, whose translation MADGINDNAAYSEKLEIEKVVEISGMDETKTTINLAFKKAARWQIIVTLAFCVVYLLISSVNAAISSFLGGAAALIGGYAGVLMTRRRSDQSAGGVLVALLKAEATKVMVISVQLLMIFKLYNGLVPLALIGGLAASVLVSGAGLGAIGNNKK comes from the coding sequence TTGGCTGATGGAATCAATGACAATGCGGCCTATTCAGAAAAACTAGAGATTGAAAAGGTCGTTGAAATCTCCGGTATGGATGAAACAAAAACAACAATAAATCTAGCCTTCAAAAAGGCAGCTCGCTGGCAAATAATCGTAACGCTCGCATTTTGCGTCGTCTATCTGCTGATTAGCAGTGTTAACGCGGCCATTTCCTCATTTTTAGGAGGGGCTGCTGCGCTGATAGGCGGTTATGCAGGTGTTTTGATGACACGAAGACGAAGTGATCAATCCGCAGGTGGGGTTTTGGTCGCATTGCTCAAAGCTGAGGCTACCAAAGTAATGGTGATCTCAGTGCAGTTGCTGATGATATTTAAACTTTATAACGGGCTGGTTCCATTGGCTCTGATAGGCGGGCTGGCCGCTTCCGTACTGGTTTCTGGTGCGGGGCTGGGAGCCATAGGGAATAATAAAAAATAA